A DNA window from Hevea brasiliensis isolate MT/VB/25A 57/8 chromosome 2, ASM3005281v1, whole genome shotgun sequence contains the following coding sequences:
- the LOC110638106 gene encoding sugar transporter ERD6-like 6: MSFREDTEDVRGDLRKPFLHTGSWYRMGSRQSSLMGSSQVIRDSSISVVACVMIVALGPIQFGFTSGYSSPTQSAITEDLGLSVSEYSLFGSLSNVGAMVGAIASGQISEYIGRKGSLMIAAIPNIIGWLAISFARDSSFLYMGRLLEGFGVGIISYTVPVYIAEIAPQNLRGALGSVNQLSVTIGIMLAYLLGLFVQWRILAVLGILPCVVLIPGLFFIPESPRWLAKMGMTEDFEASLQVLRGFDTDISLEVNEIKRSVASTSRRTTIRFAELKRRKYWLPLMIGIGLLFLQQLSGINGVLFYSSTIFESAGISDSNAATFGLGAVQVIATGVTTWLADKAGRRLLLIVSSSGMTVSLLLVAVSFFVQDYVSDESTVYNILGILSIVGVVGMVVAFSLGIGPIPWIIMSEILPINIKGLAGSVATLANWFSSFGVTMTANLLLNWSSGGTFTIYMIVSAFTIAFTTIWVPETKGRTLEEIQSSFR, encoded by the exons ATGAGTTTCAGAGAAGATACCGAAGATGTGAGAGGGGATTTACGGAAACCGTTTTTACACACAGGAAGTTGGTACCGGATGGGCTCCAGGCAATCCAGCTTGATGGGGTCGTCCCAGGTCATTCGCGATAGCTCCATCTCTGTTGTCGCCTGTGTGATGATCGTCGCTTTGGGTCCCATTCAATTCGGTTTCACT TCTGGTTATTCGTCTCCAACCCAAAGTGCGATCACTGAAGATCTTGGACTTTCTGTCTCGGAG TACTCTCTATTTGGTTCGCTATCCAATGTGGGTGCTATGGTTGGGGCTATAGCTAGCGGTCAGATTTCCGAGTATATTGGACGAAAAGGA TCTTTAATGATCGCTGCTATTCCTAATATTATTGGGTGGCTTGCTATATCTTTTGCTAGA gattcttcttttctctacatgGGAAGGTTATTGGAAGGTTTTGGTGTAGGAATTATCTCATACACG GTGCCTGTATATATAGCAGAGATAGCACCTCAAAACTTGAGAGGGGCTTTGGGGTCTGTGAATCAG CTCTCTGTCACAATCGGAATCATGCTGGCTTATCTGCTTGGACTTTTTGTTCAATGGAGAATACTTGCAGTTTTGG GTATATTACCATGTGTAGTCTTGATACCTGGCCTATTTTTCATTCCAGAATCTCCTCGGTGGCTG GCAAAAATGGGTATGACAGAAGATTTTGAAGCTTCTTTGCAAGTTCTTAGGGGGTTTGATACTGATATTTCACTTGAAGTGAATGAAATTAAG AGGTCCGTAGCTTCAACAAGCAGAAGAACTACAATCCGGTTTGCGGAACTTAAACGGAGAAAATATTGGCTCCCACTAATG ATTGGGATAGGATTACTTTTCCTGCAACAACTTAGTGGAATTAATGGTGTTCTATTCTATTCCAGCACCATTTTTGAATCTGCTG GCATTAGCGATAGTAATGCAGCTACCTTTGGGCTTGGTGCCGTTCAG GTTATTGCTACCGGTGTCACTACATGGTTAGCTGATAAGGCAGGCCGCAGGCTTCTACTTATT GTTTCCTCTTCTGGGATGACTGTCAGCCTCCTACTGGTTGCAGTATCGTTTTTTGTACAG GATTATGTATCAGATGAATCTACTGTATATAACATTTTGGGGATCTTATCAATAGTTGGAGTAGTG GGGATGGTAGTTGCCTTCTCTTTGGGTATTGGACCCATTCCTTGGATTATAATGTCTGAG ATTCTTCCAATCAATATTAAGGGCCTTGCTGGAAGCGTGGCGACACTTGCCAATTGGTTCTCTTCATTTGGGGTTACAATGACTGCAAACTTGCTTTTGAATTGGAGCAGTGGAG GAACGTTTACCATTTACATGATTGTCAGTGCATTCACTATTGCATTCACAACTATTTGGGTTCCTGAGACAAAAGGGAGAACATTGGAAGAAATTCAAAGTTCCTTCAGATGA